In Flavobacterium gelatinilyticum, a genomic segment contains:
- a CDS encoding DUF4230 domain-containing protein: protein MQNLIKRIIGVGVIVLLIVLAFKYCEFKKDDDSSIDYNTNLIQQQILNVGKLVVTEGHFSEVITYKNQQKYLMDMISFEKKALIVVNADVTVAYDLHQMKYDIDEKNKTITILNIPKEEIKINPDIQFYDVEQSKLNPFTGDDYNKINKSVKANLAKKIEKSTLKTNAQNRLISELSKILIMTNSMGWKLQYNGKVIESETELNQDLKL from the coding sequence ATGCAAAACTTGATCAAAAGAATTATAGGAGTTGGAGTTATTGTTTTACTCATTGTTCTCGCTTTTAAATACTGTGAATTCAAAAAAGACGATGATTCTTCAATTGACTATAATACTAATTTAATTCAGCAGCAAATACTAAATGTTGGAAAACTCGTTGTTACCGAAGGGCATTTCTCAGAAGTAATCACTTATAAAAATCAACAGAAGTATTTGATGGACATGATTTCTTTTGAGAAAAAAGCGCTTATTGTGGTCAATGCCGATGTTACTGTGGCTTACGATCTGCATCAGATGAAGTATGACATTGACGAAAAAAATAAAACAATCACGATTTTAAATATTCCAAAAGAAGAGATTAAAATCAATCCCGATATTCAGTTTTACGATGTTGAACAGAGTAAATTAAACCCTTTTACGGGTGATGATTATAATAAAATCAACAAATCAGTAAAAGCGAATCTGGCAAAAAAAATCGAAAAATCTACACTAAAAACCAACGCCCAGAACAGACTGATAAGCGAATTGTCTAAGATTTTAATCATGACCAATTCTATGGGATGGAAATTACAATACAATGGTAAAGTAATCGAATCAGAAACTGAACTGAATCAGGATTTGAAGCTTTAG